In one window of Protaetiibacter larvae DNA:
- a CDS encoding transglutaminase-like domain-containing protein, which translates to MDTVARSRRHTAYSDPGEFRERWRAVPRGADPARIGEVVRNLLYHYRADGIEVPAARRGDIDSRWVARILELDAQRHEAPLDAPRAREDRVAGCCRDFTLLTVSALREQGVAARSRVGFAGYLREGYHFDHVIVEFWDGARWVRGDAQLDPTWFAFPTWDLVRGEVDGFLTAAEVWQLIRAGGADPRSFGVFPTSPLAGTSFVFDYVIRDIAHRFGEELLLWDVWGGMVGEQDPTPEQAAWMDALAALVVAADADDADAEEALAACFHADDRLHPRGHVRQFSPYELPPVEVDLVTAAPGRP; encoded by the coding sequence ATGGACACCGTCGCCCGTTCCCGCCGCCACACGGCCTACAGCGACCCCGGCGAGTTCCGCGAACGCTGGCGGGCGGTCCCGCGCGGAGCCGATCCGGCGCGCATCGGCGAGGTGGTGCGGAATCTGCTGTATCACTATCGCGCCGACGGCATCGAGGTGCCGGCCGCGCGCCGGGGCGACATCGACAGCCGCTGGGTGGCGCGCATCCTCGAACTCGACGCGCAGCGTCACGAGGCGCCGCTCGACGCGCCCCGCGCCCGCGAGGATCGGGTGGCAGGCTGCTGCCGCGATTTCACCCTGCTCACGGTCTCGGCGCTGCGTGAGCAGGGGGTTGCGGCGCGCAGCCGGGTCGGGTTCGCCGGCTACCTGCGCGAGGGATACCACTTCGACCACGTGATCGTCGAGTTCTGGGACGGCGCGCGCTGGGTGCGTGGCGACGCGCAGCTGGATCCCACCTGGTTCGCCTTCCCCACCTGGGACCTGGTCAGGGGCGAGGTCGACGGGTTCCTGACGGCGGCGGAGGTGTGGCAGCTGATCCGGGCGGGCGGCGCCGATCCACGCAGCTTCGGCGTGTTCCCCACCTCTCCGCTCGCGGGTACGAGCTTCGTGTTCGATTACGTCATCCGCGACATCGCGCACCGTTTCGGGGAGGAGCTGCTGCTCTGGGACGTGTGGGGCGGCATGGTGGGGGAGCAGGATCCGACGCCCGAGCAGGCCGCGTGGATGGATGCCCTCGCCGCCCTCGTGGTCGCGGCGGATGCGGACGATGCGGACGCCGAGGAGGCTCTCGCCGCCTGCTTCCACGCCGACGACCGCTTGCATCCGCGAGGGCACGTGCGACAGTTCAGCCCCTACGAGCTGCCGCCCGTGGAGGTCGATCTGGTGACGGCCGCACCGGGGCGCCCCTGA
- a CDS encoding DnaJ domain-containing protein yields MPDSPLAASAYEVLGVASTASDAELRRAYRRRLRETHPDAGGVAAEFHAVQDAWELVGTREARSAYDARGLRAAGRASEAYAPRASRPRADSRPQARASGHPGGWYRERYLAEVREWAGRGVELPDPYDPALVRSAPRLVKHYLAAAIAEERSARELAALGIGYTVWHDVDTVAGKLDHIVLGPSGLWALLSEDWGGEIRVKGSELIGPALGGERPVHELSQRARAFARAARVRFSALGVVAPEADAPRVVDLGAVRGARALLIPQPQLAHVVRTGIPGVGTGGTDLFELRTRIQAAVRFV; encoded by the coding sequence GTGCCCGACAGTCCGCTCGCCGCCTCCGCCTATGAGGTGCTCGGCGTGGCGTCGACCGCGAGCGACGCGGAGCTGCGCCGCGCCTACCGTCGGCGGCTGCGCGAGACCCACCCGGATGCCGGGGGCGTCGCGGCCGAGTTCCATGCGGTCCAGGACGCCTGGGAGCTCGTCGGCACCCGGGAGGCGCGCAGCGCCTACGACGCGCGGGGGCTCCGCGCCGCCGGGCGGGCGTCGGAGGCCTACGCGCCGCGCGCGTCGCGACCGCGCGCCGACTCGCGTCCGCAGGCCCGCGCGAGCGGGCATCCGGGCGGTTGGTACCGGGAGCGCTATCTCGCCGAGGTGCGCGAGTGGGCGGGGCGCGGGGTCGAGCTGCCCGATCCCTACGATCCCGCGCTCGTGCGCTCGGCGCCGCGGCTGGTCAAGCACTATCTCGCGGCGGCGATCGCCGAGGAGCGGTCGGCCCGGGAGTTGGCGGCTCTCGGCATCGGTTACACCGTCTGGCACGATGTCGACACGGTCGCCGGCAAGCTCGACCACATCGTGCTCGGGCCGAGCGGGCTGTGGGCGCTCCTGAGCGAGGACTGGGGCGGCGAGATCCGGGTGAAGGGCTCGGAGCTCATCGGGCCGGCGCTGGGCGGCGAGCGGCCCGTTCACGAGCTCTCGCAGCGCGCCCGGGCGTTCGCGCGGGCGGCGCGGGTGCGCTTCTCGGCGCTCGGCGTCGTCGCGCCCGAAGCGGATGCGCCTCGGGTGGTCGATCTGGGCGCGGTGCGCGGGGCGCGTGCGCTGCTCATCCCGCAGCCGCAGCTCGCCCACGTGGTGCGCACCGGGATCCCCGGGGTGGGCACGGGCGGCACGGACCTGTTCGAGCTGCGTACGCGCATCCAGGCGGCCGTGCGGTTCGTGTGA
- a CDS encoding tryptophan synthase subunit alpha: MTAHEETDGVRRRASLEVLRAEAADELSTVAWERLRSGEDPWEFMQELPSVDELVVLTLRAELIHADNDRRPNRDVDYRMLRQIALAYPPLSTAVWRLLDGEPTRRRTA; the protein is encoded by the coding sequence GTGACAGCGCACGAGGAGACCGACGGGGTTCGCCGCCGCGCGAGCCTCGAGGTGCTGCGCGCGGAAGCCGCGGACGAGCTCAGCACCGTCGCCTGGGAGCGCCTGCGCTCGGGCGAGGATCCGTGGGAGTTCATGCAGGAGCTGCCGAGCGTCGACGAGCTCGTCGTGCTCACCCTGCGCGCCGAGCTCATCCACGCCGACAACGATCGTCGGCCCAACCGCGACGTCGACTACCGGATGCTGCGCCAGATCGCCCTCGCCTATCCGCCCCTCAGCACCGCGGTCTGGCGGCTGCTCGACGGCGAACCCACCCGACGGAGAACCGCATGA
- a CDS encoding aminodeoxychorismate lyase translates to MTAVLALLEFAPGTGATTGFRLVDPAQPHLTVTDLAATRGDGIFETARVVDGRVQALEAHLERLAQSARMLELPAPTLPLWRDAINAVAVALAAAGVADGSIKFVLTRGIEGGQVPTGWVLGLPSPDFTRERAEGIRIVLLDRGYRHDVAHTSPWLLAGAKTLSYAVNRAVLREAARRGADDALFVSSDGYLLEGAVSSLLLRVGSRLVTPRVDIGILAGTTQADVFNWAELQGFTTGYELLTPGDLATADAAWLVSSVRHAAPVRAVDGVERPIDAELTARINAALDGRID, encoded by the coding sequence ATGACCGCAGTCCTCGCCCTGCTCGAGTTCGCGCCCGGAACGGGGGCTACCACGGGGTTCCGGCTGGTGGATCCCGCGCAACCCCACCTCACGGTGACCGACCTCGCCGCGACACGAGGCGACGGCATCTTCGAGACGGCGCGCGTGGTCGACGGGCGCGTGCAGGCGCTCGAGGCGCACCTCGAACGCCTCGCGCAGTCCGCGCGCATGCTCGAGCTGCCCGCGCCGACCCTGCCGCTGTGGCGCGACGCGATCAACGCCGTCGCCGTCGCCCTCGCCGCGGCCGGGGTCGCCGACGGCTCCATCAAGTTCGTGCTCACCCGCGGCATCGAAGGCGGGCAGGTGCCGACCGGCTGGGTTCTCGGCCTTCCCTCGCCGGACTTCACCCGAGAGCGCGCCGAGGGCATCCGGATCGTGCTGCTCGACCGCGGGTACCGCCACGACGTCGCGCACACCTCGCCCTGGCTGCTCGCCGGCGCGAAGACCTTGAGCTACGCCGTCAACCGGGCGGTCCTCCGCGAGGCCGCCCGACGGGGCGCCGACGATGCGCTCTTCGTCTCGAGCGACGGCTACCTGCTCGAGGGCGCCGTCTCGAGCCTGCTGCTGCGCGTCGGCAGCCGGCTCGTGACCCCGCGGGTCGACATCGGCATCCTCGCCGGGACGACGCAGGCCGATGTCTTCAACTGGGCGGAGTTGCAGGGCTTCACCACCGGCTACGAACTGCTCACCCCCGGGGACCTGGCGACGGCGGATGCGGCCTGGCTGGTCTCGAGCGTGCGGCACGCCGCGCCGGTGCGCGCGGTCGACGGCGTGGAGCGCCCCATCGACGCAGAGCTGACGGCACGCATCAACGCGGCGCTCGACGGTCGAATCGACTAG
- a CDS encoding DEAD/DEAH box helicase, whose amino-acid sequence MATSGQKSRSGAKTGNRGTQQRRRPHQDETGIIPVLARVVRGIENAADRGKVNAANRVRYRVVAVLAREERARIKTDTSLTDAERTKELTRLDGIATIMAKTAARDASLIQLLTDSAPLSPAAQEVRRTLLLEAGTPLAPEDLVVVTEPEAKPAVEERQVVPQSVRQYQMSNPFLAPDFSAFQAPKPAARSGQLDNWELIEPLFRSFEIGAGGGAASMELPAARSLATPGKLELMPHQARFVESAREGHRSYLLADEPGLGKTAQALLAANVANAYPLLVVVPNVVKVNWAREVEKWTPQRTATVVHGDGDDIDAFADIVIVNYEVLDRHVAWLSRRGFRGMIVDEAHFIKNKDSQRSKHVQALSKSLRQRMPDPLLIALTGTPLINQIEDFRMIWQFLGWIDEKKPMPRLMAALEETELTPVDPGFFAAARRVVVAQGIVRRKKVDVAADIPARRIADIPVELDGEAGRSIREAEKALVARLVERYRRLRASRPDSTAAELIRLVAAAELEESKQSGAQGDNVFAMVRRIGQAKATPAADYTVNLARNVGKVVFFAKHIDVMDVAEKHFAKAGLRTVSIRGDQTAKARQLEIDAFQNDPEVAVAVCSLTAAGVGVNLQAASNVVLAELSWTNAEQTQAIDRVHRIGQELPVTAWRIIAAQTIDGRIAELIDSKAGLASRALDGETTAAAEGSVQLEALVAILTDAVAEL is encoded by the coding sequence ATGGCCACATCCGGCCAGAAGTCCCGTTCCGGCGCCAAGACCGGAAACAGGGGCACACAGCAGCGTCGGCGACCGCACCAGGACGAGACGGGCATCATCCCGGTGCTCGCGCGCGTCGTGCGCGGTATCGAGAACGCCGCCGACCGCGGCAAGGTCAACGCCGCCAATCGCGTGCGCTACCGCGTCGTCGCCGTGCTGGCGCGCGAGGAGCGCGCGCGCATCAAGACCGACACGAGCCTCACCGACGCCGAGCGCACCAAGGAGCTCACCCGACTCGACGGCATCGCCACCATCATGGCCAAGACGGCCGCACGCGACGCGAGCCTCATCCAGCTGCTCACCGACAGCGCGCCGCTGAGCCCCGCCGCGCAGGAGGTGCGCCGCACTCTGCTGCTCGAGGCGGGCACCCCGCTCGCACCCGAGGATCTCGTGGTGGTCACCGAGCCGGAGGCGAAGCCCGCGGTGGAGGAGCGGCAGGTCGTGCCGCAGTCGGTGCGCCAGTACCAGATGTCGAACCCGTTCCTCGCGCCCGATTTCAGCGCCTTCCAGGCTCCGAAGCCCGCCGCGCGTTCGGGTCAGCTCGACAACTGGGAGCTCATCGAGCCGCTGTTCCGCTCCTTCGAGATCGGCGCGGGGGGCGGGGCGGCCAGCATGGAGCTTCCCGCGGCCCGTTCGCTCGCCACGCCGGGCAAGCTCGAGCTCATGCCGCACCAGGCGCGGTTCGTGGAGTCGGCCCGCGAGGGTCATCGCAGCTATCTGCTCGCCGACGAGCCGGGCCTCGGCAAGACCGCGCAGGCGCTGCTCGCCGCGAACGTCGCGAACGCCTACCCGCTGCTCGTCGTCGTGCCGAATGTCGTCAAGGTGAACTGGGCGCGCGAGGTCGAGAAGTGGACCCCCCAGCGCACCGCCACGGTCGTGCACGGCGACGGCGACGACATCGACGCCTTCGCCGACATCGTGATCGTCAACTACGAGGTGCTCGATCGTCACGTCGCGTGGCTTTCGCGCCGTGGTTTCCGCGGCATGATCGTCGACGAGGCGCACTTCATCAAGAACAAGGACTCGCAGCGCTCGAAGCACGTGCAGGCGCTCTCGAAGTCGCTGCGCCAGCGCATGCCCGACCCGCTGCTCATCGCGCTCACCGGCACCCCCCTCATCAACCAGATCGAGGACTTCCGGATGATCTGGCAGTTCCTGGGCTGGATCGACGAGAAGAAGCCGATGCCGCGCCTCATGGCGGCGCTCGAGGAGACCGAGCTGACGCCCGTCGACCCGGGCTTCTTCGCGGCCGCGCGCCGTGTCGTGGTGGCGCAGGGCATCGTGCGCCGCAAGAAGGTGGATGTGGCCGCCGACATCCCCGCGCGTCGCATCGCCGACATCCCGGTGGAGCTCGACGGCGAGGCCGGGCGTTCGATCCGCGAGGCCGAGAAGGCGCTCGTGGCGCGGCTCGTGGAGCGTTACCGCAGGCTGCGCGCGTCGCGTCCGGATTCGACGGCTGCGGAGCTCATCCGCCTCGTCGCGGCCGCCGAGCTCGAGGAGTCGAAGCAGTCGGGGGCGCAGGGCGACAACGTCTTCGCGATGGTGCGCCGCATCGGCCAGGCGAAGGCGACGCCGGCCGCCGACTACACGGTGAACCTGGCCCGCAACGTGGGCAAGGTCGTGTTCTTCGCGAAGCACATCGACGTCATGGATGTGGCCGAGAAGCACTTCGCGAAGGCCGGCCTGCGCACGGTCTCGATCCGCGGCGATCAGACGGCGAAGGCGCGCCAGCTCGAGATCGACGCCTTCCAGAACGACCCGGAGGTCGCGGTCGCAGTCTGCTCGCTCACGGCGGCCGGTGTCGGCGTCAACCTGCAGGCGGCGTCGAACGTGGTGCTCGCCGAGCTCAGCTGGACCAACGCCGAGCAGACCCAGGCGATCGACCGCGTGCACCGCATCGGTCAGGAGCTGCCGGTGACGGCGTGGCGGATCATCGCCGCGCAGACCATCGACGGCCGCATCGCCGAGCTCATCGACTCGAAGGCAGGCCTCGCCTCGCGCGCACTCGACGGGGAGACCACGGCGGCGGCGGAGGGCTCGGTGCAGCTCGAGGCGCTCGTGGCCATCCTGACGGATGCCGTGGCCGAGCTGTAG
- a CDS encoding DUF6804 family protein, translating into MSSQRPASRYGDTGFRRLALAPGLLAAVVLFVGIALVGQDAFVYVSWGVAVLALIVLVFAIQARHWWWVPVFAAIAVLWNPVVPFGFDGPLWLGAQYVAIIAFIAAGVLVKVKVAPEQRTR; encoded by the coding sequence GTGAGCAGTCAGCGACCCGCATCCCGTTACGGAGACACCGGCTTCCGCCGGCTGGCGCTCGCGCCGGGGCTGCTCGCCGCGGTCGTGCTGTTCGTGGGGATCGCGCTCGTCGGTCAGGACGCCTTCGTGTACGTCAGCTGGGGTGTCGCGGTGCTCGCCCTCATCGTGCTGGTCTTCGCGATCCAGGCGCGACACTGGTGGTGGGTGCCCGTGTTCGCGGCGATCGCCGTGCTGTGGAACCCCGTGGTGCCGTTCGGTTTCGACGGCCCGCTGTGGCTCGGCGCGCAGTACGTGGCGATCATCGCCTTCATCGCCGCGGGCGTGTTGGTGAAGGTCAAAGTCGCTCCCGAGCAGCGAACCCGCTAG
- a CDS encoding M20/M25/M40 family metallo-hydrolase — protein MSDPAVERLRALLRHATYSHEGAADADAAVEAFQAELARAFPLVHDRLERETVAGRSLLYRWRGAGDGPPAVLMAHQDVVTVDDDSRWSHPPFAAELVGDGEEAAVWGRGAVDDKGALGAILEAVEARLAADYRPAADVYLAFGHDEEAGGSGGAAIAALLEERGIRPDLVIDEGGAVMDALLPGLGPTAVVGVTEKGIMNVELVVEQAGGHAAIPLPGGSTAVLARAVLRLENQPEAPHLIEPTIGLLESLGTRLGGVRGWALRRARRFRGPLARLIARTSPQLAAMTRTTRAVTQLQGSSSRNVVPERATATVNVRILPGATIASAIEDIARVIDDPAVELRFLEGSEPAPVSPAHGPAWDAVAASIRDAFPDTVVAPYVMLQASDSRFYGAISANVYRFLPFDLRQEELQAIHGIDERIRVSTYRRAIAFFDALIGRL, from the coding sequence ATGAGCGACCCCGCCGTCGAGCGCTTGCGCGCGCTGCTGCGCCATGCCACCTACTCCCACGAGGGCGCCGCGGATGCCGACGCCGCGGTCGAGGCCTTCCAGGCGGAGCTCGCCCGCGCCTTCCCCCTCGTGCACGACCGGCTCGAACGGGAGACCGTCGCGGGGCGCAGCCTGCTGTACCGATGGCGCGGTGCGGGAGACGGTCCGCCTGCCGTGCTCATGGCGCACCAGGACGTGGTGACCGTCGACGACGACAGCCGCTGGAGTCATCCCCCGTTCGCCGCCGAGCTCGTCGGCGACGGGGAGGAGGCCGCCGTGTGGGGCCGCGGAGCCGTCGACGACAAGGGCGCCCTGGGCGCGATCCTGGAGGCCGTGGAAGCCCGGCTGGCTGCCGACTACCGGCCCGCGGCGGACGTCTACCTCGCGTTCGGCCACGACGAGGAGGCGGGTGGCTCGGGGGGCGCCGCGATCGCCGCGCTGCTCGAGGAGCGCGGCATCCGACCCGATCTCGTGATCGACGAGGGCGGCGCGGTCATGGATGCGCTCCTGCCCGGCCTCGGACCGACCGCCGTCGTGGGGGTGACCGAGAAGGGCATCATGAACGTCGAGCTCGTCGTCGAGCAGGCCGGCGGGCATGCCGCCATCCCCCTGCCCGGCGGATCGACCGCGGTGCTCGCGCGTGCCGTGCTGCGGCTCGAGAACCAGCCCGAGGCACCTCATCTCATCGAGCCGACCATCGGACTGCTCGAGTCGCTCGGCACGCGGCTCGGCGGCGTCCGCGGCTGGGCGCTGCGCCGAGCGCGTCGCTTCCGCGGCCCGCTCGCCCGGCTGATCGCGCGCACGAGCCCGCAGCTCGCCGCGATGACCCGCACGACGCGCGCCGTCACGCAGCTGCAAGGCTCCTCGAGCCGGAACGTGGTCCCCGAACGCGCCACGGCGACCGTCAACGTGCGCATCCTCCCGGGGGCGACCATCGCCTCCGCGATCGAGGACATCGCGCGCGTCATCGACGACCCCGCGGTGGAGCTGCGGTTCCTGGAGGGCTCGGAGCCGGCACCGGTCTCGCCCGCGCACGGCCCGGCCTGGGATGCGGTCGCGGCGAGCATCCGCGATGCCTTCCCCGACACGGTCGTGGCACCGTACGTGATGCTGCAGGCGAGCGACTCGCGGTTCTACGGCGCGATCTCGGCGAACGTCTACCGCTTCCTGCCGTTCGACCTGCGCCAGGAGGAGCTGCAGGCGATCCACGGCATCGACGAGCGCATCCGGGTGAGCACCTACCGTCGGGCGATCGCCTTCTTCGACGCCCTCATCGGGCGGCTCTAG
- a CDS encoding Crp/Fnr family transcriptional regulator, translating into MREDSPLERLHAALRTLAAAELPGWEPLATRAATRVRSAGELLFDAGETPGQLFWVDAGYVVLEVSTAGGRTRTKSIVEGGELLGSVEVLRGEPSSYRARCLTRVVVTALPLAAVLALTRERLEWARALSARLTEVAQQRERRERELLLLTPEERWDALQRTRPALVAAVAQVELAPLVGVTPVALSRLKRRAREARAAR; encoded by the coding sequence GTGCGTGAGGATTCGCCGCTCGAGCGCCTGCACGCCGCCCTCCGGACGCTTGCCGCGGCGGAGCTCCCCGGATGGGAGCCGCTCGCGACCCGCGCGGCGACGCGCGTCCGGTCGGCGGGCGAGCTGCTGTTCGACGCAGGGGAGACGCCGGGGCAGCTGTTCTGGGTGGATGCGGGCTACGTGGTGCTCGAGGTGTCGACCGCCGGGGGCCGCACGCGCACCAAGTCGATCGTCGAGGGCGGCGAACTGCTCGGCTCGGTCGAGGTGCTGCGCGGTGAGCCGTCTTCGTACCGCGCGCGCTGCCTGACCCGTGTCGTGGTGACGGCGCTGCCGCTCGCCGCGGTTCTCGCGCTCACCCGCGAGCGGCTGGAGTGGGCGCGGGCGCTCTCCGCACGGCTGACGGAGGTCGCGCAGCAGCGCGAGCGACGTGAGCGGGAGCTGCTGCTGCTGACGCCGGAGGAACGCTGGGATGCCCTGCAGCGCACCCGGCCCGCTCTCGTCGCGGCCGTGGCGCAGGTCGAGCTGGCCCCGCTCGTCGGCGTCACCCCGGTGGCGCTGAGCCGGCTGAAGCGCCGTGCCCGGGAGGCTAGAGCCGCCCGATGA
- a CDS encoding SDR family NAD(P)-dependent oxidoreductase — MTRHAVVTGGTAGIGRELVAQLIEDGWEVHCCGRSRAALDELAAHPRVHATPLELRDAHATAAWAEQLERATDGRIGLLLLNAGVQHEGPHERRTPASIADEVAVNLTAPALLTARLWRALRAADGAVVFVSSGLALVPRTDAALYSATKAALSSFATALRRRPERGVAVTDVLLPMVDTAMTAGRGDGGKLQAREAARAILAAARADRRVGIGRARALPALAWAAPWLARRVIR, encoded by the coding sequence ATGACCCGACACGCCGTCGTCACCGGAGGGACCGCGGGAATCGGCCGCGAGCTCGTCGCCCAGCTCATCGAAGACGGCTGGGAGGTGCACTGCTGCGGGCGCTCGCGCGCGGCACTCGACGAGCTCGCCGCGCACCCGCGCGTGCACGCCACCCCGCTCGAGCTGCGCGACGCCCACGCCACCGCCGCCTGGGCGGAGCAGCTCGAGCGGGCCACCGACGGCCGGATCGGGCTCCTGCTGCTCAACGCGGGCGTGCAGCACGAGGGTCCGCACGAGCGGCGCACCCCCGCATCCATCGCCGACGAGGTGGCGGTGAACCTCACGGCGCCCGCCCTGCTCACGGCGCGGCTCTGGCGGGCGCTGCGCGCCGCCGACGGTGCGGTCGTGTTCGTCTCGAGCGGGCTCGCGCTCGTGCCCCGCACCGATGCGGCCCTGTACTCCGCGACCAAGGCGGCGCTGTCCTCGTTCGCGACCGCTCTGCGCAGGCGCCCCGAACGCGGCGTCGCCGTGACGGATGTGCTGCTGCCGATGGTCGACACCGCCATGACCGCAGGGCGAGGCGACGGCGGCAAGCTGCAGGCGCGCGAGGCGGCCCGGGCGATCCTCGCGGCGGCGCGCGCCGACCGCCGCGTCGGGATCGGGCGGGCGCGCGCGCTCCCGGCGCTCGCATGGGCCGCGCCGTGGCTTGCGCGGCGTGTGATCCGCTGA
- a CDS encoding glycerophosphodiester phosphodiesterase: MVTHPVRRALASAVVTLALVAVLLLVPDAVRVYASNMMGALRAPGEPAFVAGHRGDRASAPENTIPSFASAVDSGLDFLETDVQLTADGHPVLMHDETVDRTTNGTGAVASLTLDQIRSLDAGSWYASEFAGVQVPTFEEFLDVLAGCRKKAIVELKGIWTPDQVRGILGGVYARGVQNRIIFASFELPTVESLALAAPAIPRVINIRSLPKDPVALAQQYEAIALMTTPKSLERSPDAVTRMHAAGLGMLVYTLNSKQRWSEALGLGVDGIVTDKPSKLDGWIAKTAPGT, encoded by the coding sequence ATGGTGACGCATCCGGTGCGACGGGCGCTCGCGTCCGCCGTGGTCACACTCGCCCTCGTGGCGGTGCTGCTCCTGGTCCCCGACGCCGTGCGCGTCTACGCCAGCAACATGATGGGGGCCCTCCGCGCGCCCGGAGAACCCGCGTTCGTGGCCGGCCACCGCGGGGACCGCGCCTCCGCCCCCGAGAACACCATCCCCTCGTTCGCGTCCGCCGTGGACTCCGGCCTCGACTTCCTCGAGACCGACGTGCAGCTCACCGCGGACGGCCACCCCGTGCTCATGCACGACGAGACGGTCGATCGCACGACGAACGGCACCGGCGCCGTCGCCTCCCTCACCCTCGACCAGATCCGCTCCCTCGATGCGGGATCCTGGTACGCGTCGGAGTTCGCGGGGGTGCAGGTGCCGACCTTCGAGGAGTTCCTCGATGTGCTCGCCGGCTGCCGCAAGAAGGCCATCGTCGAGCTCAAGGGCATCTGGACGCCGGATCAGGTGCGCGGCATCCTCGGCGGCGTGTACGCACGCGGGGTGCAGAACCGCATCATCTTCGCGAGCTTCGAGCTCCCCACGGTCGAGAGCCTCGCCCTCGCGGCGCCCGCCATCCCGCGCGTCATCAACATCCGCAGTCTCCCGAAGGATCCGGTGGCGCTCGCGCAGCAGTACGAGGCGATCGCGCTCATGACGACGCCGAAGTCGCTCGAGCGGAGCCCGGATGCCGTCACGCGCATGCACGCGGCCGGCCTCGGGATGCTCGTCTACACCCTCAACTCGAAGCAGCGCTGGAGCGAGGCGCTCGGGCTCGGCGTCGACGGGATCGTCACCGACAAGCCCTCGAAGCTCGACGGCTGGATCGCGAAGACCGCCCCGGGCACCTGA
- a CDS encoding aldehyde dehydrogenase family protein, translated as MTRLGIPKTYKLFIGGAFPRSESGRSYEVTGADGAFLANAAQASRKDARDAVVAARSAVSGWAGATAYNRGQVLYRVAEVLEGRRAQFVAELVASEGVSAADAGRQVDEAIDSWVWYAGWTDKFTQVAGAGNPVAGPYFNLSVPEHTGVVAIVAPQGGASLLGLVRAVAPALVAGNTVVVVADEAHPLSAISLAEVLATSDLPGGVVNVLTGSPAEIVPWIASHADVNALDLVGAGGLDWVELEIAAADTLKRVLRPEPGVPARSLDRILAFTETKTVWHTKSLL; from the coding sequence GTGACCCGCCTCGGCATCCCCAAGACCTACAAGCTCTTCATCGGCGGCGCGTTCCCGCGCAGCGAGTCGGGGCGCAGCTACGAGGTGACCGGTGCCGACGGCGCCTTCCTCGCGAACGCCGCGCAGGCGAGTCGCAAGGACGCCCGTGACGCCGTGGTCGCCGCGCGTTCCGCGGTCTCCGGCTGGGCGGGGGCCACCGCCTACAACCGCGGCCAGGTGCTCTACCGGGTGGCAGAGGTGCTCGAGGGCCGTCGGGCCCAGTTCGTCGCCGAGCTGGTCGCCTCCGAGGGAGTGTCGGCGGCGGATGCCGGACGCCAGGTCGACGAGGCGATCGACAGCTGGGTCTGGTACGCGGGCTGGACGGACAAGTTCACCCAGGTGGCGGGTGCCGGGAACCCGGTCGCCGGCCCGTACTTCAACCTCTCGGTGCCCGAGCACACGGGGGTCGTGGCGATCGTGGCTCCGCAGGGCGGTGCGAGTCTGCTCGGCCTCGTGCGTGCCGTCGCGCCCGCGCTGGTCGCGGGGAACACCGTGGTCGTGGTGGCCGACGAGGCGCACCCGCTTTCGGCGATCAGCCTCGCCGAGGTGCTCGCGACGAGCGACCTGCCCGGCGGTGTCGTGAACGTGCTCACGGGTTCGCCGGCCGAGATCGTTCCCTGGATCGCCTCTCACGCCGATGTCAACGCACTCGACCTCGTGGGAGCGGGCGGGCTCGACTGGGTCGAGCTCGAGATCGCTGCGGCCGACACCCTGAAGCGCGTCCTCCGCCCCGAGCCGGGGGTGCCCGCTCGCAGCCTCGACCGCATCCTCGCCTTCACCGAGACGAAGACCGTCTGGCACACCAAGTCGCTCCTGTGA